The Klebsiella quasivariicola region ATCTGCCGCCTGCGCTGCTGCATACGACGGTGATGATGAAGCTGGAAGCGGTGGGGCTACGCGGTGCGGCGAAGTTAATGCCGTCCGAGCTTTCCGGTGGGATGGCGCGCCGCGCCGCGCTGGCAAGGGCCATTGCCCTGGAGCCGGATCTGATTATGTTCGACGAACCGTTCGTCGGACAGGATCCCATCACCATGGGCGTGCTGGTGAAGCTAATTTCTGAACTCAACAGTACGTTGGGTGTCACTTGCATCGTGGTTTCGCACGATGTGCCTGAGGTGCTTAGCATTGCGGACTACGCGTATATCGTGGCGGATAAAAAGATTGTCGCCCACGGTAGCGCTCAGTCGCTGCGGGAGAATGCCGATCCTCGGGTTCGTCAGTTCATTGATGGTATTGCCGACGGTCCGGTGCCGTTCCGTTATCCGGCTGGCGACTATCACCATGATTTATTAGGCATAGGGAGTTGAGCGACTCATGCTGTTTAATGCGCTGGCCGCGCTAGGGCATCGCGGTATTAAAACTACCGCGACGTTTGGACGCGCCGGATTAATGCTTTTCAACGCCGTTGTCGGCAAACCAGAGTTTCGCAAGCACGCGCCGCTGCTGGTTCGTCAGCTCTACAACGTTGGCGTTTTGTCGATGCTGATTATCATTGTCTCGGGCCTGTTTATCGGTATGGTGCTTGGGCTGCAGGGATATCTGGTCTTAACCACCTACAGTGCAGAGACCAGTCTTGGCATGCTGGTGGCACTGTCGCTGCTGCGCGAGCTGGGACCGGTAGTCGCCGCGCTGCTGTTTGCCGGGCGAGCCGGGTCGGCGCTGACCGCCGAGATTGGCCTGATGCGGGCCACGGAGCAGCTCTCCAGTATGGAGATGATGGCGGTGGATCCGCTGCGTCGCGTCATTTCCCCACGTTTCTGGGCCGGTGTCATTTCGCTGCCGCTGCTGACGATTATCTTCGTCGCGGTGGGGATCTGGGGCGGTGCGCTGGTGGGCGTGAGCTGGAAGGGTATTGACGGTGGTTTTTTCTGGACCGCGATGCAAAACGCCGTCGACTGGCGAATGGATCTGGTTAACTGCCTGATTAAGAGTCTGGTATTTGCCATTACGGTAACCTGGATTGCGTTATTCAATGGTTATGACGCTATCCCCACTTCCGCCGGGATTAGCCGGGCGACAACGCGCACCGTGGTGCATGCGTCGCTGGCGGTTCTGGGGCTGGATTTTGTGCTGACTGCGCTGATGTTTGGGAATTGAGTTCATGCAAACGAAAAAAAATGAAATCTGGGTAGGGGTATTCTTACTGGTGGCGCTGCTGGCGGCGCTGTTTGTCTGCCTGAAAGCGGCGAACGTCACTTCGCTACGTACCGAGCCAACTTACCGCCTTTATGCAACCTTCGATAACATTGGCGGCCTCAAGGCGCGTTCGCCGGTGCGCATCGGGGGGGTGGTTGTCGGCCGTGTGGCGGATATCACCCTTGATCCAAAAACTTATCTGCCGCGCGTAGAGCTCGATATCGATCAGCGCTACAACCATATCCCGGATACCAGTTCGTTGGCGATTCGCACCTCTGGTCTGCTGGGGGAGCAGTACCTGGCGCTGAACGTCGGTTTTGAAGATCCGGACCTCGGGACGGCTATCCTTAAAGACGGCGGTACGATCCAGGACACCAAATCCGCCATGGTGCTGGAAGATCTGATCGGTCAGTTCCTTTATAACAGCAAGGGTGGCGACAATCAGAATTCTGGCAATGATAAGGCCGAGGCAGAAGGTCATACTGACGTGACGCCGGCAGCCGGCACGACGCATTAATTTCAGGAGAAACACGATATGTTTAAACGCTTACTCATGGTCGCCATGCTGGTGATTGCCCCACTGACCGCCGCCCAGGCGGCAGACCAGTCCAACCCGTATAAGCTGATGAATGAAGCAGCGCAGAAAACCTTCGATCGCCTGAAGAATGAACAGCCGAAGATCAAAGCCAACCCTAACTATCTGCGCGACATCGTCGACCAGGAGCTGCTGCCGTATGTGCAGGTGAAATATGCAGGCGCGCTGGTACTTGGCCGCTACTACAAAGAAGCGACCCCGGCGCAGCGTGAAGCTTACTTTGCCGCTTTCCGTGAATATCTGAAGCAAGCCTACGGCCAGGCGCTGGCGATGTATCATGGTCAGACTTACCAGATTGCCCCGGAGCAGCCGCTGGGCGACGCCACTATCGTGCCTATCCGCGTGACCATCGTTGATCCGAACGGCCGTCCGCCGGTGCGCCTGGACTTCCAGTGGCGTAAAAACACCCAGACCGGCAACTGGCAGGCCTACGATATGATCGCCGAAGGCGTCAGCATGATCACCACTAAACAGAATGAGTGGAGCGACCTGCTGCGTACCAAGGGCGTTGACGGCCTGACTGCGCAACTGAAAGCGATCTCCGCGCAGCCGATCACCCTGGAACAGAAAAAATAATGACCGGGCAGTTAAGCTGGACTCGCGAGGGTGAGACGCTGGCGCTGCACGGAGAGCTGGACCAGGATCTGCTGGTCCCACTCTGGGAGGCGCGGGCTAAGGCGACTGAAGGGACTGTGATCATCGATCTTAGCCATATCACTCGGGTGGACACGGCGGGTCTGGCGCTGTTAGTGCATTTTGTGGCGCTGATACGCCGTCAGGGCCGGGAAGTGCAACTGGTCGGTAAGAGCGAGAATCTGCAAACGCTGATCGGTCTTTACAACCTGCCTGTCGATATGATCCCATAATCTTTTCAGTGCGTTAGCGCTGAAGCTATTCCGAAAGCCCCGGCAATCTTTTCGCCGGGGCTTTTTGCTTGTTTAAGACCGCGTCACTTTCCTCTAAGATGTTGGGCTGTTTTCACTATCAGATAAATTTGAGCCCATGGAAAATCATGAAATTCAGACCGTGCTGATGAACGCACTCCCCCTCCAGGAAGTCCACGTCTCTGGCGATGGCAGCCACTTTCAGGTTATTGCTGTGGGTGAGATGTTCGATGGCATGAGTCGGGTTAAAAAGCAGCAGAGCGTCTACGCGCCGCTGATGGAATATATTGCTGACAACCGCATCCATGCGCTGTCGATCAAGGCCTTTACTCCGCAGGAGTGGGCGCGAGACCGCAAACTAAATGGCTTCTAAGCTGTGGGGGATCCCCTGCAGCGTATGTGAATTTTTAATAGAGAACAGAATCAATGGATAAATTCCGTGTTCAGGGGCCGACTCGCCTACAGGGCGAAGTCACCATCTCCGGTGCAAAAAACGCCGCCCTGCCAATCCTCTTTTCCGCGCTGCTTGCTGAAGAGCCGGTAGAGATCCAGAACGTACCTAAGCTGAAAGACATCGATACCACCATGAAGCTGCTGAGCCAGCTGGGCGCGAAGGTTGAGCGTAATGGTTCGGTATGGATTGACGCCGGCCCGGTCGACGTATTCTGTGCTCCATACGATTTGGTTAAAACCATGCGCGCTTCTATCTGGGCGCTGGGCCCGCTGGTGGCGCGTTTTGGTCAGGGACAAGTGTCTCTGCCAGGCGGTTGCGCCATTGGCGCGCGTCCGGTCGATCTGCACATTAGTGGGCTGGAGCAGCTGGGTGCCGAGATCAAACTGGAAGAAGGTTATGTCAAAGCCTCGGTTAACGGTCGCCTGAAAGGCGCGCATATCGTGATGGATAAGGTGAGCGTCGGCGCCACCGTCACCATCATGAGCGCGGCGACCCTCGCGGAGGGGACGACGATTATTGAAAACGCCGCTCGCGAGCCAGAGATCGTCGATACCGCGAATTTCCTTAACGCGCTGGGCGCCAAAATTACCGGTCAGGGCACCGACCGCATCACTATCGAAGGCGTGCAGCGTCTGGGGGGCGGCGTATACCGTGTACTGCCGGACCGTATCGAAACCGGCACTTTCCTGGTCGCGGCGGCGATTTCTGGCGGTAAGATCCTTTGCCGTAACGCGCAGCCAGATACCCTGGATGCCGTACTGGCGAAGCTGCGCGACGCCGGGGCTGACATCGAAACGGGCGAAGACTGGATCAGCCTTGATATGCACGGCAACCGTCCAAAAGCGGTTAACGTACGTACCGCACCACACCCGGGGTTCCCGACCGATATGCAGGCTCAGTTCACGTTGCTTAACCTGGTAGCGGAAGGGACCGGCGTGATCACC contains the following coding sequences:
- the mlaE gene encoding lipid asymmetry maintenance ABC transporter permease subunit MlaE — protein: MLFNALAALGHRGIKTTATFGRAGLMLFNAVVGKPEFRKHAPLLVRQLYNVGVLSMLIIIVSGLFIGMVLGLQGYLVLTTYSAETSLGMLVALSLLRELGPVVAALLFAGRAGSALTAEIGLMRATEQLSSMEMMAVDPLRRVISPRFWAGVISLPLLTIIFVAVGIWGGALVGVSWKGIDGGFFWTAMQNAVDWRMDLVNCLIKSLVFAITVTWIALFNGYDAIPTSAGISRATTRTVVHASLAVLGLDFVLTALMFGN
- the mlaC gene encoding phospholipid-binding protein MlaC, encoding MFKRLLMVAMLVIAPLTAAQAADQSNPYKLMNEAAQKTFDRLKNEQPKIKANPNYLRDIVDQELLPYVQVKYAGALVLGRYYKEATPAQREAYFAAFREYLKQAYGQALAMYHGQTYQIAPEQPLGDATIVPIRVTIVDPNGRPPVRLDFQWRKNTQTGNWQAYDMIAEGVSMITTKQNEWSDLLRTKGVDGLTAQLKAISAQPITLEQKK
- the murA gene encoding UDP-N-acetylglucosamine 1-carboxyvinyltransferase yields the protein MDKFRVQGPTRLQGEVTISGAKNAALPILFSALLAEEPVEIQNVPKLKDIDTTMKLLSQLGAKVERNGSVWIDAGPVDVFCAPYDLVKTMRASIWALGPLVARFGQGQVSLPGGCAIGARPVDLHISGLEQLGAEIKLEEGYVKASVNGRLKGAHIVMDKVSVGATVTIMSAATLAEGTTIIENAAREPEIVDTANFLNALGAKITGQGTDRITIEGVQRLGGGVYRVLPDRIETGTFLVAAAISGGKILCRNAQPDTLDAVLAKLRDAGADIETGEDWISLDMHGNRPKAVNVRTAPHPGFPTDMQAQFTLLNLVAEGTGVITETIFENRFMHIPELIRMGAHAEIESNTAICHGVKQLSGAQVMATDLRASASLVLAGCIAEGTTIVDRIYHIDRGYERIEDKLQALGANIQRVKGE
- the ibaG gene encoding BolA family iron metabolism protein IbaG, whose amino-acid sequence is MENHEIQTVLMNALPLQEVHVSGDGSHFQVIAVGEMFDGMSRVKKQQSVYAPLMEYIADNRIHALSIKAFTPQEWARDRKLNGF
- the mlaD gene encoding outer membrane lipid asymmetry maintenance protein MlaD translates to MQTKKNEIWVGVFLLVALLAALFVCLKAANVTSLRTEPTYRLYATFDNIGGLKARSPVRIGGVVVGRVADITLDPKTYLPRVELDIDQRYNHIPDTSSLAIRTSGLLGEQYLALNVGFEDPDLGTAILKDGGTIQDTKSAMVLEDLIGQFLYNSKGGDNQNSGNDKAEAEGHTDVTPAAGTTH
- the mlaB gene encoding lipid asymmetry maintenance protein MlaB; this translates as MTGQLSWTREGETLALHGELDQDLLVPLWEARAKATEGTVIIDLSHITRVDTAGLALLVHFVALIRRQGREVQLVGKSENLQTLIGLYNLPVDMIP
- the mlaF gene encoding phospholipid ABC transporter ATP-binding protein MlaF translates to MSQTQANLVEVRDIRFSRGDRVIFDDISLSVPRGKITAIMGPSGIGKTTLLRLIGGQIPPDRGEILFDGENVPQMTRSRLYTVRKRMSMLFQSGALFTDLNVFDNVAYPLREHTHLPPALLHTTVMMKLEAVGLRGAAKLMPSELSGGMARRAALARAIALEPDLIMFDEPFVGQDPITMGVLVKLISELNSTLGVTCIVVSHDVPEVLSIADYAYIVADKKIVAHGSAQSLRENADPRVRQFIDGIADGPVPFRYPAGDYHHDLLGIGS